One part of the Chryseobacterium sp. 7 genome encodes these proteins:
- a CDS encoding dihydrodipicolinate synthase family protein produces MKNVPFKGIIAYPITPFDENEKVDIPLFKHLVERLITSGSHGIAPLGSTGVMPYLSDEEKEEVTEATLQQVKGRIPTLVGVSNLTTEKTIHHAQFAEKAGADAVMIIPMSYWKLTDDEIVAHYDAVASKISIPIMAYNNPATSGVDMSPALLRRLLEIPNVTMIKESTGDVQRMHYLRRELGEEVAFYNGSNPLALAAFSAGARGWCTAAPNLIPELNISLYNAIEEGDLEKAKTIFYQQFDLLKFIVNKGLPRAVKSGLNILGENGGNLRSPLKPLHEKETEELKNIIKTLIN; encoded by the coding sequence ATGAAAAATGTACCATTCAAGGGGATTATAGCCTATCCCATAACCCCTTTTGATGAAAATGAAAAAGTAGATATTCCTCTTTTCAAACATTTGGTTGAAAGGCTGATCACCTCAGGAAGCCATGGAATTGCTCCATTGGGAAGTACAGGGGTAATGCCTTATCTGTCTGATGAAGAAAAAGAAGAAGTTACAGAAGCCACTTTGCAGCAGGTAAAAGGAAGAATTCCGACACTTGTAGGAGTTTCTAACCTGACGACAGAGAAAACGATTCACCATGCTCAGTTTGCGGAGAAAGCAGGAGCTGACGCTGTTATGATTATTCCCATGAGCTACTGGAAGCTTACTGATGATGAAATTGTAGCACATTATGATGCCGTAGCCAGTAAGATTTCCATTCCGATCATGGCCTACAATAATCCGGCAACGAGTGGAGTAGACATGTCTCCGGCTTTGCTGAGGAGGCTTCTTGAAATTCCTAATGTAACCATGATTAAAGAAAGTACGGGAGATGTTCAGAGAATGCACTATCTGAGAAGAGAACTGGGTGAGGAAGTGGCTTTCTATAATGGTTCAAACCCTTTGGCACTCGCTGCATTTTCTGCAGGAGCAAGAGGATGGTGTACAGCTGCACCCAATCTTATTCCTGAATTGAATATCAGTCTTTACAATGCAATAGAAGAAGGGGATCTTGAAAAAGCAAAAACGATTTTCTACCAGCAGTTTGACCTTTTAAAATTTATTGTGAACAAAGGATTACCAAGAGCTGTGAAATCCGGTCTGAATATTCTGGGTGAAAATGGCGGGAATCTGAGAAGCCCTTTGAAACCTTTACATGAAAAAGAAACAGAAGAATTAAAAAATATTATTAAAACCCTTATTAATTAA
- a CDS encoding thioredoxin family protein — translation MKKSIFYHAGCPVCISAEHDIVSLIGLENVEIIHLGNDRNRIEDAEKAGVKSVPALVNPNGNVLHINFGASMEDVKG, via the coding sequence ATGAAAAAATCCATTTTTTATCATGCAGGGTGCCCTGTATGCATTAGCGCAGAACATGATATCGTTAGCCTTATAGGTTTGGAAAATGTTGAAATTATCCATTTGGGTAATGACAGAAACAGAATTGAAGACGCTGAAAAAGCAGGTGTAAAGTCTGTGCCAGCTTTAGTAAATCCTAACGGCAATGTGCTTCATATTAATTTTGGAGCGTCTATGGAGGATGTGAAAGGTTAG
- a CDS encoding pyridoxamine 5'-phosphate oxidase family protein — MSTENLTHLEAIKKIKELSEKARICMFCTELETTPINSRPMTLQETDDSGNLWFISSGTSNKNFEIKEDRRVQLFFMNNSDSQYLSVYGEASVYKDKATIEDKWSPLAKAWFDGKDDPNVTIIRVEPKETYYWDTKAGKLVSLFSFVASAITGHKTNNSDGVEGNAVI, encoded by the coding sequence ATGTCAACAGAAAATCTTACCCACCTGGAAGCGATTAAAAAGATCAAAGAACTGTCAGAAAAAGCCAGAATATGCATGTTCTGTACAGAATTGGAAACAACTCCTATCAATTCAAGACCTATGACGCTGCAGGAAACTGACGACAGCGGAAATCTATGGTTTATCAGCAGTGGAACCAGCAACAAAAATTTTGAAATAAAAGAAGACCGAAGAGTGCAGTTATTTTTTATGAATAACAGCGATTCTCAATATCTTTCGGTATATGGAGAAGCTTCTGTGTATAAAGACAAAGCAACGATAGAAGATAAATGGTCTCCTCTTGCTAAAGCTTGGTTTGACGGGAAAGATGATCCCAATGTCACTATTATTCGTGTAGAACCTAAAGAAACCTATTATTGGGATACGAAAGCAGGAAAACTGGTCAGTCTCTTTAGTTTTGTAGCTTCTGCCATAACAGGACATAAAACCAATAATTCTGACGGTGTGGAAGGAAATGCAGTAATTTAG
- a CDS encoding helix-turn-helix domain-containing protein, whose amino-acid sequence MQISPPKHLARYIRHYIFLENFQEDIKSLRLFTDGSSGLILSEDMNLYSGISEDRMPVSFFYGTLNGYKDFSSKGKFSLIAVVFQPYFLNILLKTSAKDIRNQIVSVEDVLMNKLEVFQEKLFNKENPLTIIKDLNIFFTHFLSERMHSDHHLITATQQYLLQNKGSVTSKHLQYFTGYSERHLERKFEYHMGMSPKKYGNIIRLHYFLSLMNYGIDDKNMTTLSYEAGYSDQSHLIREFKNNIGLTPKQYLNTENKMAVNFIEL is encoded by the coding sequence ATGCAGATTTCGCCTCCCAAACATCTGGCCCGTTATATCAGGCATTATATTTTTTTGGAAAATTTCCAAGAGGATATAAAAAGCTTAAGGCTGTTTACGGATGGAAGTTCGGGGCTTATTTTGTCAGAAGATATGAATCTGTATTCCGGTATTTCTGAAGATCGGATGCCGGTTTCCTTTTTCTACGGTACTTTAAACGGCTATAAAGATTTCTCTTCAAAAGGTAAATTTTCCCTTATTGCTGTTGTATTTCAACCTTATTTTCTGAATATCCTTTTAAAAACTTCAGCTAAAGATATTCGGAATCAGATTGTTTCTGTAGAAGATGTATTGATGAACAAATTGGAAGTATTTCAGGAAAAGCTTTTTAATAAAGAGAACCCTTTGACAATAATCAAGGATTTGAATATTTTTTTTACCCATTTTTTATCAGAAAGAATGCATTCAGATCATCATTTAATAACAGCTACACAACAATATCTTCTTCAAAATAAAGGTTCTGTAACTTCCAAACACTTGCAGTATTTCACTGGATATTCTGAGCGTCATTTAGAGCGAAAATTTGAATACCACATGGGAATGTCTCCCAAAAAATACGGAAATATCATCCGTCTTCATTACTTTTTAAGTCTTATGAATTATGGGATTGATGATAAAAATATGACAACACTTTCCTATGAAGCCGGATATTCTGACCAGTCACACCTTATCAGGGAATTCAAAAATAATATAGGGCTTACTCCAAAACAATATCTGAATACAGAAAATAAAATGGCTGTTAATTTCATTGAGCTGTAA
- a CDS encoding nitrilase family protein, producing MNIKISTAQFENRSGDKAYNLSIIEKLAGEAASKGSHVIAFHECSITGYTFARKLSREQLLDIAELIPEGESIQKLQEIAIKHNITVLAGLFEKDEHDNLFKAYVCVDKTGLKAKYRKLHPFINSNLTPGNGYCVFDIMGWKCGILICYDNNVIENVRATKLLGAEIIFMPHVTMCTPSTRPGAGFVDPQLWENRVADPTSLRLEFDGMKGRDWLMKWLPSRAYDNGAYIVFSNPVGMDDDQLKNGCSMIIDPFGDVIAECRSWEDSFESAVLTREKLTQAGGYRYIKARRPELYRDIIGQEHLSEQKVVWLNDKSH from the coding sequence ATGAATATTAAAATTTCAACTGCACAATTTGAAAACAGAAGCGGAGATAAAGCTTATAATCTATCCATTATAGAAAAATTAGCCGGTGAGGCAGCATCTAAAGGATCTCATGTGATTGCTTTCCATGAGTGTTCCATTACAGGTTATACTTTTGCCCGAAAGCTTTCCAGAGAACAGCTTCTTGATATTGCTGAACTTATCCCGGAAGGTGAAAGCATTCAAAAATTACAAGAAATCGCGATCAAGCACAATATCACCGTTTTAGCAGGATTATTTGAAAAAGATGAACATGATAACCTTTTCAAAGCATATGTCTGTGTTGATAAAACTGGTCTGAAGGCTAAATACAGAAAACTGCACCCTTTCATTAATTCCAATCTTACTCCTGGAAATGGGTATTGTGTATTTGATATTATGGGCTGGAAGTGCGGAATTTTGATCTGTTATGACAATAATGTGATTGAAAATGTAAGAGCCACTAAACTTCTGGGTGCTGAAATTATTTTTATGCCTCACGTTACAATGTGTACCCCTTCCACACGGCCGGGAGCAGGTTTTGTAGATCCTCAGCTTTGGGAAAACAGGGTAGCAGATCCTACTTCTTTACGTCTGGAGTTTGATGGAATGAAAGGCAGAGACTGGCTGATGAAGTGGCTTCCGTCCAGAGCTTATGATAACGGAGCTTATATTGTTTTTTCAAATCCTGTTGGGATGGATGATGATCAGCTGAAAAACGGATGTTCTATGATTATTGATCCTTTTGGAGATGTAATTGCAGAATGCCGTTCGTGGGAAGACAGTTTTGAATCAGCAGTCCTTACTCGTGAAAAACTTACCCAAGCAGGAGGATATCGCTATATCAAAGCCAGAAGGCCGGAATTATACAGAGATATTATTGGGCAGGAGCATTTATCTGAACAAAAAGTAGTTTGGCTTAATGATAAATCCCATTAA
- the pdeM gene encoding ligase-associated DNA damage response endonuclease PdeM: MFIATKNISIHNETFTLTNQRAAFWQKEKALILSDLHIGKTAHFRKNGIALTNHIMKSDLERLSALIEYFQPEKFIVVGDLLHAGDNSDVDEFCTWKNQYPDIQFYLIEGNHDRISEALEKKLCFNHKSEYFEVNGITFIHDFDATKSGFQITGHIHPGIVLNSAVKNIRLPCFALSSNQLLLPAFSKFTGLDTKNLPKKSTFFVFTDAEIYEI, encoded by the coding sequence GTGTTTATAGCAACTAAAAATATTTCCATCCATAACGAAACTTTCACTCTGACCAATCAGCGGGCAGCATTCTGGCAAAAAGAAAAAGCATTGATCCTTTCTGATCTGCATATCGGGAAAACTGCTCATTTTCGTAAAAATGGGATTGCACTTACCAATCATATTATGAAAAGTGATCTGGAAAGATTATCAGCGCTGATTGAATATTTTCAGCCTGAAAAATTCATTGTAGTTGGAGATTTACTTCATGCAGGGGACAATTCTGATGTGGACGAATTCTGCACCTGGAAAAACCAATATCCAGACATACAGTTCTATCTTATTGAAGGAAATCATGACCGGATTTCAGAAGCTCTGGAGAAAAAATTATGCTTTAATCACAAATCTGAATACTTTGAAGTGAATGGTATTACTTTTATTCATGATTTTGATGCAACAAAATCCGGGTTTCAGATTACCGGACATATTCATCCGGGAATTGTGCTAAATTCTGCTGTGAAAAATATTCGACTCCCTTGTTTTGCTCTAAGCAGCAATCAGTTATTATTACCTGCTTTCAGTAAATTTACAGGACTGGACACGAAAAACCTGCCTAAGAAAAGTACATTTTTTGTATTTACAGATGCCGAAATTTATGAAATTTAA
- a CDS encoding 2,3-bisphosphoglycerate-dependent phosphoglycerate mutase, with protein MEKLFLVRHGQSLWNLENRFTGWKDIDITEAGIEEAKKAGLALKGERIDIAFTSALIRAQHTLSIILNEIGNPNIPVIKDKALNERSYGNLEGLNKAETALKYGDEQVHTWRRSFDVVPPGGESLKDTYNRVIPYFESQIRPLLKQGENVLIVAHGNSLRALIMYLEHLSPEEILEREIATGFPLTYVFDEKFHVSRKVG; from the coding sequence ATGGAAAAATTGTTCTTAGTCCGTCACGGGCAGTCACTCTGGAATCTTGAAAACAGATTTACAGGGTGGAAAGATATCGATATAACAGAAGCCGGCATTGAAGAAGCAAAAAAAGCAGGTCTTGCGCTAAAAGGGGAAAGAATAGATATAGCATTCACCTCTGCCCTGATCAGAGCACAACACACCCTTTCTATTATCCTGAATGAAATTGGAAATCCCAATATCCCGGTCATCAAAGATAAAGCATTAAACGAACGTTCTTACGGAAATCTTGAAGGACTCAACAAAGCAGAAACCGCTCTGAAGTATGGTGATGAACAGGTTCATACCTGGCGCAGATCATTTGATGTGGTTCCACCGGGCGGAGAAAGTCTTAAGGATACTTACAACAGAGTGATTCCTTATTTTGAAAGCCAGATAAGACCTTTGCTGAAACAAGGCGAAAATGTATTGATCGTCGCCCATGGCAACAGCCTTCGTGCACTCATTATGTATCTTGAACATCTTTCTCCGGAAGAAATTCTGGAAAGAGAGATTGCGACCGGTTTTCCTCTGACTTATGTTTTTGATGAAAAATTTCATGTAAGCCGGAAGGTTGGCTAA
- a CDS encoding ligase-associated DNA damage response DEXH box helicase, whose product MAAFEHTDGLKIIQQWMGDKGIAPFKFQLETWKKFGNGYSGMVVAPTGFGKTFSVFLALIADFLNHPEQYKKGLKMLWITPLRSLSKDIAKAMQEAIDEIGLDWAVGVRNGDTDPKVRQQQVKKMPEILVVTPESLHLLLAQKNNENFFRDMKCVVVDEWHELLGSKRGVMVELGISQLKKYVPKIKIWGITATIGNLDEAMEVLIPYDIKKTKITAKEHKKIDILPVFPDEIEILPWAGHLGNKLADKVVPIILESKSTIVFTNTRSQSEMWYQLLLDAYPDFAGQIAIHHSSIDAHLRIWIEENLSSGKLKAVVSTSSLDLGIDFKPVDTVIQIGSAKGVARFLQRAGRSGHSPFETSRIYCVPTHSLELIEVSALKEAVKQKVVEPREPQVLCFDVLVQFLMTLAVGDGFYPDELYERIKKVYAFQEMLDEEWKNILEFLTIGGSVLKNYEEFHKIVIMEDGLYKVTSRKIAMLHRMNMGVIVSDAMLKVKFISGGYIGMIEEYFISKLKKEEKFILAGRTLEVAMIKDMTVYVRAAKGRALVPSYLGGRLPLSSNLGNFLREKLSHALSPKASEKELKFLHPLLINQEKNSHIPKEDEFLVEMIKNREGYHLFMYPFEGRLVHEVMAALIAYRISKLAPISFSMAMNDYGFELFSDKEIPLNEENLQHILSRDNLMNDVIASINSAEMARRKFRDIAVISGMVIQNYAGQQRSNKSLQSSAGLIFKVLEDHDPNHFLIKQAYTEVFNMQLQEQRLVEAFKRIEKSEIILKHSRSFTPISFPIKVDSLRQTLSSEGLDARIKRMLKLSNISDLL is encoded by the coding sequence TTGGCAGCTTTTGAACATACCGACGGATTAAAGATCATTCAGCAATGGATGGGCGATAAAGGTATTGCCCCTTTTAAATTTCAGCTTGAAACCTGGAAGAAATTTGGCAACGGATACAGCGGAATGGTGGTGGCTCCTACCGGTTTTGGGAAAACTTTTTCTGTCTTTTTAGCTTTAATTGCAGATTTTCTGAATCATCCTGAACAATACAAAAAAGGCTTAAAGATGCTTTGGATAACGCCTCTCCGGTCTCTTTCCAAAGATATTGCAAAGGCTATGCAGGAAGCTATTGATGAAATAGGGCTAGACTGGGCGGTAGGCGTAAGAAACGGAGATACGGATCCAAAAGTAAGACAGCAGCAGGTAAAAAAAATGCCTGAAATTCTTGTGGTAACTCCCGAAAGTCTTCATTTGCTTCTGGCTCAGAAAAATAATGAAAATTTTTTCAGGGATATGAAATGCGTAGTGGTGGATGAATGGCATGAATTGCTGGGCTCCAAGCGTGGTGTCATGGTAGAACTCGGAATTTCACAACTTAAAAAATATGTTCCGAAGATTAAAATCTGGGGCATTACAGCCACTATTGGAAACCTGGATGAAGCCATGGAAGTGCTTATTCCGTATGACATCAAAAAGACAAAAATTACAGCCAAAGAACATAAAAAAATAGATATTCTCCCCGTTTTTCCGGACGAAATCGAGATATTACCATGGGCAGGACATCTTGGAAACAAACTTGCAGATAAAGTAGTTCCCATTATTCTGGAGTCAAAATCTACCATTGTATTTACGAATACCAGAAGCCAGAGTGAAATGTGGTACCAGCTTTTACTGGATGCTTATCCTGATTTTGCAGGTCAGATCGCCATTCATCATAGTTCTATTGATGCCCATTTAAGAATCTGGATTGAAGAAAATTTAAGCTCAGGAAAATTAAAAGCCGTAGTTTCTACATCATCTCTAGATCTTGGAATTGATTTTAAACCTGTTGATACCGTTATTCAGATTGGTTCTGCCAAAGGAGTTGCCCGCTTTCTTCAAAGAGCCGGACGCAGCGGCCACTCCCCTTTTGAAACGTCCAGAATATATTGTGTTCCAACCCATTCTCTGGAACTGATTGAAGTTTCAGCTTTAAAAGAAGCCGTAAAACAGAAAGTGGTTGAGCCCAGAGAGCCACAGGTCTTATGTTTTGATGTATTGGTGCAGTTTCTGATGACATTGGCGGTTGGAGACGGCTTTTATCCTGATGAACTGTATGAGAGAATCAAAAAAGTATATGCTTTTCAGGAAATGCTGGACGAAGAATGGAAAAATATTCTGGAATTTCTTACCATTGGCGGCAGTGTTTTAAAAAACTATGAAGAGTTTCATAAAATCGTCATTATGGAAGACGGTCTTTATAAAGTAACTTCAAGGAAAATAGCCATGCTCCACCGGATGAATATGGGCGTAATTGTAAGTGATGCCATGCTGAAAGTAAAATTTATCTCCGGAGGCTATATCGGAATGATTGAAGAATATTTTATTTCAAAACTGAAAAAAGAGGAAAAATTCATTCTGGCCGGACGTACACTGGAAGTGGCTATGATTAAAGATATGACAGTATATGTAAGAGCAGCAAAAGGAAGAGCTTTAGTTCCAAGTTATCTTGGTGGAAGACTTCCTCTGAGTTCCAATCTGGGGAACTTTTTAAGAGAAAAACTGTCGCATGCTTTAAGTCCTAAAGCTTCGGAAAAAGAACTTAAATTTTTACACCCTCTCCTGATCAATCAGGAAAAAAATTCACACATTCCCAAAGAAGATGAATTTCTCGTGGAAATGATCAAAAACCGTGAAGGATATCATTTGTTCATGTATCCTTTTGAAGGCCGTCTGGTACATGAGGTAATGGCCGCTCTTATCGCTTATCGTATCTCAAAATTGGCTCCAATTTCTTTTTCTATGGCGATGAATGATTATGGATTTGAGCTGTTCAGCGATAAAGAAATTCCGTTAAATGAAGAAAATCTGCAACACATTTTAAGCAGAGATAATCTGATGAATGATGTAATTGCAAGTATCAATTCTGCTGAAATGGCGAGGAGAAAATTTCGTGATATCGCAGTGATTTCAGGAATGGTCATTCAAAATTATGCAGGACAACAGCGCTCCAACAAGTCTTTACAAAGTTCTGCCGGACTGATATTTAAAGTATTGGAAGATCATGATCCCAATCATTTTTTAATAAAACAGGCCTATACAGAAGTCTTCAATATGCAGCTTCAGGAACAGCGGCTTGTGGAGGCTTTTAAAAGGATTGAAAAATCTGAAATTATCTTAAAACATTCCCGTTCTTTTACTCCTATCAGCTTCCCGATCAAGGTTGACAGCTTAAGGCAGACCCTTTCAAGCGAAGGACTGGATGCAAGGATTAAAAGAATGCTGAAGCTATCCAATATAAGTGATCTTTTATAA
- a CDS encoding ATP-dependent DNA ligase: MRHFAELINALETTNKTNAKIDAIIDYLERAPDEDKVWFIALFTGKRPKRNVNTNYMKEWALEIIKLPYWLFQESYSSVGDLGETLSLILPPPEEKIERSLSEWMSDIVSLKGKTDAEKKEFVLQSWNGLDYTERLIFNKLIGGSFRIGVSDKTLINALTRFSGQESSALMHSLMGKWLPDEVSFKELIDAENVNPDNSKPYPFCLAYPLEKETKELGDPDEWLVEYKWDGIRGQIIRRNDEVFIWSRGEELVTEQFPEIAEVIKAMKGNFVLDGEILAVKEGKVLNFNELQKRLNRKTLTKKMLSEIPIEVFVYDLLELEDNDLREKPISARRALLEELLLNENPERISISKSLDFEKWEELDSLRENSRDVNSEGLMLKQKNSPYHSGRKKGDWWKWKINPFTIDAVLIYAQKGSGRRSAYYTDYTFAVKNGDSLVTIAKAYSGLTDKEIMEVSRFVTKNAIEKFGPVRTVKAELVFEIAFEGIGFSNRHKSGVALRFPRIVRWRKDKTVDEIDDLEEIKKLIQ; this comes from the coding sequence ATGAGACATTTTGCAGAACTTATCAACGCATTGGAAACCACCAATAAAACCAATGCTAAAATTGATGCCATCATAGATTATCTGGAACGGGCTCCTGATGAGGATAAAGTATGGTTTATTGCCTTGTTTACCGGAAAAAGACCCAAGAGAAATGTAAACACCAATTACATGAAAGAATGGGCGCTGGAAATCATAAAACTTCCCTACTGGCTGTTTCAGGAATCATATTCTTCCGTGGGAGATCTTGGAGAAACGTTATCATTAATTCTTCCCCCTCCGGAGGAAAAGATAGAACGTTCATTATCAGAATGGATGAGCGATATTGTCAGTTTGAAAGGTAAAACAGATGCAGAAAAGAAAGAATTTGTACTGCAATCATGGAACGGTCTGGATTATACCGAACGTTTGATTTTCAATAAATTAATTGGTGGAAGCTTCCGGATCGGAGTATCAGATAAAACATTAATTAATGCTTTGACCAGGTTTTCAGGACAGGAATCGAGTGCTTTGATGCACAGTTTAATGGGGAAATGGCTGCCGGATGAAGTCTCTTTCAAAGAACTTATTGATGCGGAAAATGTGAATCCGGACAATTCAAAACCTTATCCTTTCTGCCTGGCCTATCCTTTGGAAAAAGAAACTAAAGAATTGGGAGATCCCGATGAATGGCTGGTAGAATACAAATGGGACGGAATACGCGGACAGATCATCCGGAGAAACGATGAAGTCTTCATCTGGTCAAGAGGTGAAGAACTCGTGACAGAACAATTTCCGGAAATTGCAGAAGTCATAAAAGCCATGAAAGGCAACTTTGTACTGGATGGAGAAATACTTGCGGTAAAAGAGGGTAAAGTTTTAAATTTTAATGAATTACAAAAAAGATTAAACAGGAAAACTTTAACTAAGAAAATGCTCTCGGAAATTCCCATAGAAGTTTTTGTCTATGATTTGCTGGAACTGGAAGACAATGATCTGAGAGAAAAACCAATCTCCGCAAGAAGAGCTTTGCTTGAAGAATTGCTACTGAATGAAAATCCGGAACGAATCAGTATTTCCAAAAGCCTGGATTTCGAAAAATGGGAAGAACTGGATTCTCTTCGTGAAAATTCAAGAGACGTAAACAGCGAAGGATTGATGTTAAAACAAAAAAACTCACCTTATCACTCAGGACGAAAAAAAGGCGACTGGTGGAAGTGGAAAATCAATCCGTTTACCATTGATGCAGTTCTTATTTATGCCCAAAAAGGCAGCGGCAGACGAAGCGCCTATTATACTGATTATACTTTTGCCGTGAAAAACGGGGATAGTTTGGTGACCATTGCCAAAGCCTACTCAGGATTAACGGACAAAGAAATTATGGAAGTGAGCCGGTTTGTTACCAAAAATGCCATTGAAAAATTCGGTCCTGTAAGAACCGTAAAAGCAGAACTGGTCTTCGAAATTGCTTTTGAAGGAATTGGTTTCAGCAATCGTCATAAAAGTGGTGTAGCCCTGCGGTTTCCAAGAATTGTAAGATGGCGGAAAGACAAAACAGTAGACGAAATTGATGATTTGGAAGAAATTAAAAAATTAATACAGTAA
- a CDS encoding ligase-associated DNA damage response exonuclease, which produces MKLITFTKKGIYCPQGKFYIDPWRPVDMAVITHGHADHARWGMKKYLCHHFTKPILYQRIAPDIECQSVEYGEVITINGVKLSLHPAGHIIGSAQIRLEYKGYVTVISGDYKVQEDGLSTPFDLVKCNEFVTESTFGLPIYNWLEVPDLNKKLQNWVLKNKENNKTSVFIGYSLGKAQRIMKAVEELGKIYVHYSIGKLNEAFETVGIDLPEYTIADFRERPKEVEHEIVIVPPALLDSNIIKKIPDPATAICSGWMQVRGARRWRSADAGFAMSDHADWKGLLQTVKATEAELVHVTHGQTEVFSKYLNEIGIEADVVETLYGEDEEESEKETPENPES; this is translated from the coding sequence TTGAAATTAATCACATTTACCAAAAAAGGAATTTACTGTCCACAGGGAAAATTCTACATAGATCCCTGGAGACCCGTAGATATGGCAGTTATCACCCATGGTCATGCCGATCATGCCCGCTGGGGAATGAAAAAATATCTTTGCCACCATTTTACCAAGCCCATTCTATATCAAAGAATTGCACCGGACATTGAATGTCAAAGTGTAGAATATGGAGAAGTGATTACCATTAATGGAGTAAAACTTTCCCTGCATCCTGCCGGGCATATTATTGGTTCTGCACAGATAAGGCTTGAATATAAAGGATATGTAACCGTCATTTCGGGAGATTATAAAGTTCAGGAAGACGGACTGAGCACTCCTTTTGACCTGGTAAAATGCAATGAATTTGTCACAGAAAGCACCTTTGGTCTGCCCATTTACAACTGGCTGGAAGTTCCGGATTTAAATAAAAAACTTCAGAACTGGGTACTGAAAAATAAAGAAAACAATAAAACCTCTGTATTCATAGGATATTCGTTGGGAAAAGCCCAGCGTATCATGAAAGCAGTGGAAGAATTGGGGAAAATATACGTCCATTATTCCATCGGAAAACTGAATGAAGCTTTTGAAACAGTAGGAATTGATCTTCCGGAATACACCATTGCAGATTTCAGAGAACGTCCAAAAGAAGTGGAACATGAAATTGTTATTGTACCCCCTGCTTTACTCGACAGTAATATTATTAAGAAAATTCCGGATCCGGCTACAGCCATATGCTCCGGATGGATGCAGGTACGAGGTGCCAGAAGATGGAGAAGTGCAGATGCAGGATTTGCCATGAGTGATCATGCAGACTGGAAAGGATTATTGCAGACTGTAAAAGCCACTGAAGCAGAATTGGTGCACGTTACTCACGGACAGACAGAGGTTTTCTCAAAATATCTGAATGAAATAGGAATTGAAGCAGATGTTGTAGAAACACTTTACGGTGAGGATGAAGAAGAATCTGAAAAAGAAACACCAGAAAATCCGGAATCATGA